The following proteins come from a genomic window of Flavobacteriaceae bacterium MAR_2010_188:
- a CDS encoding Outer membrane protein beta-barrel domain-containing protein encodes MKNNLFAFFALILMTSFSFAQQKGQVEAGLNIGLNFSNITDNDYYSSVPTNTRLAFNIGGSAEYYFSDRWGIKAKLIYDRKGWADDLFYYEDPYEEFITDYALDYITIPVMADFHFGRARNWYVNFGPYIGFLTSATVVDPDVDIKELINKEDFGLAFGGGYKFLINEHVKMFFEIDHQAGLDNIFEDGRGTSITNGRTSVNTGLLFLLY; translated from the coding sequence ATGAAAAATAATTTATTTGCATTCTTCGCCTTGATTTTAATGACTTCATTTTCTTTTGCCCAGCAAAAGGGACAGGTCGAAGCCGGACTTAACATAGGACTAAACTTCTCGAATATTACCGACAACGATTATTATTCCAGCGTTCCCACAAATACTAGACTTGCGTTTAATATCGGTGGTTCTGCGGAATATTATTTTAGTGATAGATGGGGAATCAAAGCAAAACTTATCTATGATAGAAAAGGATGGGCAGATGATTTATTTTACTACGAAGATCCTTACGAAGAATTCATTACCGATTATGCTTTAGATTATATAACGATTCCCGTAATGGCCGACTTCCACTTTGGTCGTGCGCGCAATTGGTATGTTAATTTTGGCCCTTATATAGGGTTTTTAACCAGCGCAACCGTAGTAGATCCAGATGTTGATATTAAAGAACTCATCAATAAAGAAGATTTTGGTCTTGCCTTTGGCGGTGGCTATAAATTCTTAATCAACGAACACGTGAAAATGTTTTTCGAAATCGACCATCAAGCGGGTTTAGATAATATATTTGAAGATGGAAGAGGTACCTCAATCACGAACGGACGAACAAGTGTTAACACAGGGCTTTTATTTCTCTTGTATTAA
- a CDS encoding dihydrolipoamide dehydrogenase: MSKYDVIVLGSGPGGYVTAIRSSQLGFKTAIIEKESLGGVCLNWGCIPTKALLKSAQVFDYLKHAEEYGLSVKEADKDFGAVIKRSRNVADGMSKGVQFLMKKNKIEVIKGFGTLKPGKKIDVDGTEYSADHIIIATGARSRELPSLKQDGKTVIGYREAMSLDKQPKKMIVVGSGAIGVEFAYFYNSMGTEITLVEYLPNVVPVEDEEVSKQLEKSLKKQGINVMTSSEVTKVEKTDGGIKATIKTAKGEETIEADLVLSAVGIKSNIENIGLEEVGIATDRDKILVNDYYQTNIPGYYAIGDVTPGQALAHVASAEGILCVEKIAGQHVEALDYGNIPGCTYCVPEIASVGLTEKQARERGLDIKVGKFPFSASGKASASGNKEGFVKVIFDAKYGEWLGCHMIGAGVTDMIAEAVLGRKLETTGHEVLKAVHPHPTMSEAVMEAVAAAYDEVIHL, translated from the coding sequence ATGAGTAAATACGATGTCATTGTACTAGGAAGTGGTCCTGGAGGTTATGTTACCGCAATTAGATCTTCACAATTAGGCTTTAAAACCGCTATAATAGAAAAGGAAAGTTTAGGCGGAGTTTGCCTTAATTGGGGTTGTATACCTACAAAAGCGCTTCTAAAATCTGCACAGGTTTTCGATTATCTAAAACATGCCGAAGAGTACGGACTTTCTGTTAAAGAAGCTGACAAGGATTTTGGAGCAGTTATTAAGAGAAGCCGAAATGTTGCAGATGGCATGAGCAAAGGCGTTCAATTTTTGATGAAAAAAAATAAAATCGAGGTGATTAAAGGTTTCGGAACACTGAAACCTGGTAAGAAAATCGATGTCGATGGCACAGAATATTCTGCAGACCACATTATTATTGCTACGGGTGCTCGCTCACGTGAGCTTCCTAGCCTTAAGCAAGATGGCAAGACTGTAATTGGCTATAGAGAAGCGATGAGCTTAGATAAACAACCTAAAAAGATGATTGTCGTCGGTTCAGGGGCTATCGGAGTAGAGTTTGCTTATTTCTATAATTCTATGGGAACAGAAATTACTTTGGTTGAATATTTACCGAACGTTGTCCCGGTGGAAGACGAAGAGGTTTCAAAACAACTTGAGAAGAGCTTAAAGAAACAAGGAATCAATGTTATGACTTCTTCTGAAGTCACCAAAGTTGAAAAAACCGACGGAGGTATTAAAGCAACCATCAAAACTGCTAAGGGAGAAGAAACAATTGAAGCCGATTTAGTTTTATCAGCAGTAGGAATTAAAAGCAATATCGAAAATATAGGTCTAGAAGAAGTTGGAATTGCAACAGACCGTGATAAAATCTTAGTAAACGATTACTATCAGACAAACATTCCAGGTTATTACGCTATTGGCGATGTAACTCCAGGACAAGCTCTTGCTCACGTTGCCTCTGCTGAAGGTATTCTGTGCGTTGAAAAAATCGCAGGACAACATGTGGAAGCTCTAGACTACGGAAACATACCAGGCTGTACTTATTGCGTACCTGAAATTGCAAGCGTAGGCCTTACCGAAAAACAAGCCAGAGAAAGAGGTCTGGATATAAAAGTTGGAAAATTTCCTTTTTCTGCATCAGGAAAAGCAAGTGCTTCAGGAAACAAAGAAGGTTTTGTAAAGGTAATTTTTGATGCTAAATACGGTGAATGGTTAGGTTGCCATATGATTGGCGCTGGTGTAACGGATATGATTGCTGAAGCTGTCTTAGGACGTAAATTAGAAACGACAGGACACGAAGTTCTTAAAGCGGTTCATCCTCATCCAACCATGAGTGAAGCGGTTATGGAAGCCGTTGCAGCTGCGTATGATGAAGTAATTCATCTTTAG
- a CDS encoding 3-dehydroquinate dehydratase, with amino-acid sequence MKPKPCFGFFCLTAKGILERFCSLTFYYIYNMKKLIIINGPNLNLLGKREPNLYGNLSFTEFLEEIKQKFSNHQIEYFQSNVEGELINKLHEVGFSYDGIVLNAAAYTHTSVGIGDAVKAIKTPVVEVHISNTYGREEFRHHSFIASSTKGVIVGFGLQSYALAIQSFID; translated from the coding sequence TTGAAACCGAAGCCTTGCTTCGGTTTTTTTTGTCTTACAGCTAAAGGGATTTTAGAAAGATTTTGTAGTTTGACCTTTTACTATATTTACAATATGAAAAAATTGATAATCATAAACGGGCCAAATCTAAACCTACTTGGTAAGCGCGAACCTAATTTATATGGAAATCTATCATTTACAGAATTTCTTGAAGAGATAAAGCAGAAATTCAGCAATCACCAAATTGAATATTTTCAATCTAACGTGGAAGGAGAGCTGATTAATAAATTACATGAAGTAGGATTTTCATACGACGGAATTGTTCTAAACGCTGCGGCATACACCCATACATCTGTCGGTATCGGTGATGCTGTAAAAGCTATTAAAACACCAGTAGTGGAAGTGCATATCTCAAATACCTACGGAAGGGAAGAATTTCGCCATCATTCCTTTATCGCTTCCAGCACAAAAGGCGTAATAGTCGGTTTTGGACTTCAAAGTTATGCCTTAGCCATTCAGAGTTTTATAGATTGA